The following proteins come from a genomic window of Novosphingobium sp. P6W:
- the tnpB gene encoding IS66 family insertion sequence element accessory protein TnpB (TnpB, as the term is used for proteins encoded by IS66 family insertion elements, is considered an accessory protein, since TnpC, encoded by a neighboring gene, is a DDE family transposase.): MIPIDGSVRIFVATQPVDFRAGINRLMGLVTHVLGHDACAGDVFVFRNKGADKVKLVRHDGSGAVMATKWLDRGRFYWPPMQGGTMVLSGPQCTALLSGLDWKKLPSQEARRPLIFG; this comes from the coding sequence ATGATCCCGATCGACGGAAGCGTACGGATCTTCGTGGCGACACAGCCGGTCGACTTCAGAGCCGGGATTAACCGGTTGATGGGGCTGGTGACGCACGTGCTGGGGCATGATGCCTGTGCGGGCGATGTCTTCGTGTTCCGCAACAAGGGCGCGGATAAGGTGAAGTTGGTCCGTCATGACGGGTCAGGCGCGGTTATGGCGACGAAATGGCTCGACCGTGGGAGGTTTTACTGGCCACCCATGCAAGGCGGCACGATGGTCCTGAGCGGGCCGCAATGCACGGCATTGTTGTCGGGTCTGGACTGGAAGAAATTGCCATCCCAGGAAGCGCGCAGACCCCTTATTTTTGGCTGA
- a CDS encoding ROK family protein: protein MELAIVDFSGALLVHDAHPFTDPDPRTFARTIDARLRGLAATHGVMRGRFLGVGIAVPGYALRADRNRRKVVDWLPPWNDVPLDEVIGDVLGMPVWIENEGTAAALAEYYQSGVIGQHRSVLVLFLGHGFGGGVVADRDLFSGEHANAGEVGRLFPGNGPRPSGIDLMATLKRSGVSIDSLAELADLMPKHPDIFEAWASRVAAQIEQAIISGVAWLDPGVVVLSGALPLPLLDDLTARVRILSDERNSGYFAEKPVILASSIGSKAVVVGAAMGPISAVTAKIGSH, encoded by the coding sequence TTGGAACTGGCGATTGTAGATTTCAGCGGAGCCCTTCTGGTTCATGACGCCCACCCGTTCACCGATCCTGATCCGCGCACGTTCGCGCGAACGATCGACGCACGCCTGCGCGGACTGGCGGCCACGCACGGCGTGATGCGCGGACGGTTCCTGGGCGTCGGCATCGCGGTTCCGGGCTATGCTCTTCGGGCCGATCGCAACCGGCGCAAGGTGGTGGACTGGCTGCCGCCATGGAACGACGTGCCGCTCGACGAGGTCATCGGCGATGTCCTGGGCATGCCCGTATGGATCGAAAACGAAGGCACCGCCGCCGCCCTTGCCGAATATTACCAGAGCGGCGTCATTGGCCAACACCGGTCGGTCCTGGTGCTTTTCCTTGGTCACGGGTTTGGGGGCGGGGTGGTCGCCGACCGCGATCTGTTTTCAGGAGAGCATGCGAACGCTGGCGAGGTCGGCCGCCTGTTCCCCGGGAACGGCCCACGTCCATCGGGGATAGACCTGATGGCAACATTAAAGCGGAGCGGGGTCAGCATTGATTCTCTGGCGGAATTGGCGGACCTGATGCCGAAGCACCCGGATATTTTCGAGGCCTGGGCTTCCCGCGTCGCCGCGCAGATAGAGCAGGCCATCATCAGCGGCGTTGCGTGGCTCGACCCGGGAGTGGTCGTGCTTTCCGGAGCTTTGCCGCTGCCCTTGCTTGATGATCTGACCGCCCGCGTCCGCATTCTAAGTGACGAACGCAACTCCGGATACTTCGCGGAAAAGCCGGTAATCCTGGCCTCTTCCATCGGCAGCAAGGCCGTCGTTGTCGGAGCGGCGATGGGTCCTATCAGCGCGGTCACTGCAAAGATCGGAAGTCACTGA
- a CDS encoding IS66 family transposase, with translation MPAQADDLPEDMEQMAALVRELQAENAQLRALLKGMAHQAFGSRSERASAILGDQGILDLGDLVTTPAAAANDDGDAEDKPAVARPRRKRGVMALPAHIERVERVIDPDTLDCPCCAGTLHRIGEDASEALDWVPAIVRVIRTVRPRYACRKCREGVVQAPAPRRAIPGSMVTTSTLAWMATARFAWSIPLNRQLQMLAGQGVILDRALPSRWMRKIAWWVKALYDRLLAYIHSQSRIFCDETRMPVLEKGRRRTRTTQFWAHACDDGPWSGPAHPAVVYIHARGRRHAEAFEQLARYQGVIQVDGYGAYKALVRSGPGRGKITLAFCLAHARRKFVDAYRKSPSPVAAAIIALISQVYVVEARVRKGTAAQRLQARLAETADVMAKIKAQIDTMLPRLSPKSDLAKAMRYTLNHWKGLTLFLEDGRIEVDTNTVERGMRNVAQGRKSSLFAGSEEGAQTWAVMASLLQTARLGGLDPYTWLNDVLERIVTGAVKINELDILLPWNWRPAAEPVKALAA, from the coding sequence ATGCCCGCCCAAGCCGACGATCTCCCTGAAGATATGGAGCAAATGGCGGCTCTGGTGCGTGAGCTCCAGGCAGAAAACGCCCAGCTGCGCGCGCTGCTCAAAGGCATGGCCCATCAGGCCTTCGGCAGCCGTTCGGAACGCGCCAGCGCGATCCTGGGCGACCAGGGAATTCTTGATCTCGGCGACCTCGTAACCACGCCGGCTGCCGCAGCTAACGACGATGGCGACGCCGAAGACAAGCCTGCCGTCGCTCGCCCACGGCGCAAGCGAGGCGTGATGGCACTGCCGGCCCATATCGAGCGCGTCGAGCGCGTGATCGATCCCGACACGCTGGATTGCCCCTGCTGCGCCGGCACACTCCACAGGATCGGCGAAGATGCCAGCGAAGCACTCGACTGGGTGCCGGCCATCGTTCGCGTCATCCGCACAGTGCGTCCTCGCTATGCCTGCCGAAAATGCCGGGAGGGCGTCGTTCAGGCGCCGGCACCGCGCCGCGCGATCCCGGGCTCGATGGTCACCACCTCAACGCTGGCCTGGATGGCGACGGCGCGCTTCGCCTGGTCGATCCCGCTCAATCGGCAGTTGCAGATGCTCGCAGGCCAGGGCGTCATCCTCGACCGGGCATTACCGAGCCGCTGGATGCGTAAGATCGCATGGTGGGTGAAGGCGCTCTATGATCGCCTGCTTGCCTACATCCACAGCCAGTCCCGGATCTTCTGCGATGAGACCCGCATGCCGGTCCTCGAAAAAGGGCGAAGACGAACCCGCACGACACAGTTCTGGGCGCACGCTTGTGATGACGGACCGTGGTCAGGCCCGGCCCATCCGGCAGTGGTGTATATCCATGCTCGCGGACGGCGGCATGCCGAGGCGTTCGAACAACTCGCCCGCTACCAGGGCGTTATCCAGGTCGACGGCTATGGTGCCTACAAGGCGCTTGTGCGCAGTGGTCCGGGCCGAGGTAAGATCACACTCGCCTTCTGTCTTGCCCACGCCCGGCGCAAGTTCGTCGATGCCTACCGCAAATCGCCATCGCCGGTGGCCGCGGCAATCATCGCCCTGATCAGTCAGGTCTACGTGGTCGAGGCGCGTGTGCGCAAAGGCACCGCCGCACAGCGCCTCCAGGCTCGTCTCGCCGAAACCGCCGACGTCATGGCGAAGATCAAGGCGCAGATCGACACCATGCTTCCACGTCTGTCGCCGAAGTCCGATCTGGCCAAGGCGATGCGCTACACGCTCAACCATTGGAAGGGGCTGACGCTGTTCCTGGAAGACGGCCGGATCGAGGTCGATACCAACACCGTCGAGCGCGGCATGAGAAATGTGGCCCAGGGCCGCAAATCCAGCCTCTTCGCTGGTAGCGAGGAAGGAGCCCAGACCTGGGCCGTCATGGCATCGCTTCTCCAGACGGCTCGCCTGGGCGGCCTGGATCCCTACACCTGGCTGAATGACGTGCTGGAGCGTATCGTCACGGGCGCTGTGAAGATCAACGAACTGGACATCTTGCTCCCATGGAACTGGCGGCCGGCGGCAGAACCGGTAAAAGCGTTGGCGGCATGA
- a CDS encoding sensor histidine kinase: protein MIRSPNNQRLSLISRRVGGAFARSFFLIFALGSIFAADTLTNYEIAVAVLYVVPILIAAEFLQTRGVLAIAALCAGLTLASFILTEEGIYEAGTVNCALSMCAIAATTYLALQRSSALLAEHKARIQLTRLSRVNTLGEIATSIAHEVNQPLTGIVSSAGACRNWLAGDHPNIDKALQALERMIADANRASGIVDRVRNLSRRAAAKAEWCDTDILMSEVVALCRSELDRNGVVLTREADLGAAQVFADAVQIQQVLINLVLNAVEAMAACAAGGRTLIIAVARQPGDAVFFTVGDTGHGLDPQGIEQIFDPFYSTKTGGIGMGLAISRSIVESHGGRIWAEARSPSGANFHFSLPGRIKAAA, encoded by the coding sequence GTGATCCGATCGCCGAATAACCAGCGACTATCACTGATATCGCGCCGTGTCGGCGGGGCCTTCGCGCGATCGTTTTTTCTGATATTCGCCCTGGGTTCGATCTTTGCCGCCGATACTCTGACGAATTACGAGATCGCAGTAGCCGTTCTGTACGTCGTCCCAATTCTCATCGCCGCCGAGTTCCTCCAGACACGCGGCGTCCTTGCCATCGCAGCGCTGTGTGCTGGTCTCACGCTGGCCAGTTTCATCCTCACCGAAGAAGGGATATACGAAGCGGGCACCGTCAATTGCGCCCTGAGCATGTGCGCGATCGCGGCGACAACTTATCTTGCGTTACAACGATCCTCGGCGCTGTTGGCCGAACACAAGGCGCGAATTCAACTCACACGTTTGTCGCGCGTGAACACCTTGGGCGAAATAGCTACGTCCATTGCGCACGAGGTCAACCAGCCTTTGACCGGTATCGTCTCAAGCGCCGGCGCCTGCCGCAATTGGCTCGCCGGGGACCATCCTAATATCGACAAAGCGCTGCAGGCCCTGGAGCGCATGATCGCCGATGCCAATCGGGCGAGCGGGATCGTCGATCGCGTTCGTAATCTCTCAAGACGCGCGGCGGCCAAAGCCGAATGGTGCGATACCGACATATTGATGAGCGAAGTGGTCGCGCTTTGCCGAAGCGAATTGGACCGCAACGGAGTCGTTCTCACCAGAGAAGCGGACCTTGGCGCGGCGCAGGTGTTTGCCGATGCTGTGCAAATCCAGCAGGTCCTGATCAACCTGGTGCTGAACGCGGTGGAAGCGATGGCAGCTTGTGCGGCTGGAGGCCGGACCCTGATCATTGCGGTCGCCAGACAACCTGGTGACGCGGTCTTCTTTACCGTTGGTGATACCGGGCATGGGCTCGATCCGCAGGGTATCGAGCAGATCTTCGATCCTTTCTACAGCACCAAAACCGGCGGGATCGGCATGGGTTTGGCCATCAGTCGCTCCATCGTCGAATCTCATGGCGGGCGTATCTGGGCGGAAGCCAGGTCGCCAAGCGGGGCAAATTTCCATTTCAGTCTGCCCGGGCGTATAAAGGCGGCAGCATGA
- a CDS encoding sensor histidine kinase gives MISKPPHIALAQTASHTSRPARLALLCLAIGTIFIADTLTDYEIAVAVFYVTTVLIASAFLSVRGVLACSITCCALTVCSVILNDRGAYQAGLINCMLSICAISATTYLALQRSSALQAEQTSRSQLVRLSRVSTLGELATSIAHEVKQPLTGIVASASACRNWLSSDPPNVTRAEQAVARIIADAGRACGIVDRVRKLSKRASPEAEWVDAEILVAEVVSLCRRELDRHDISVITEVIDGPAIVFADVVQIQQVLINLILNALEAMAGTKRPSAMGVTIGIAMQEESAQITIADTGPGIDGNRLDEIFDPFYSSKEDGIGLGLAISRSIIESHGGRIWAKSDLVSGAKFIFTLPARQSGETQTSFQIATSVSRRDSD, from the coding sequence ATGATTTCGAAGCCGCCTCACATTGCATTGGCACAAACCGCCAGCCACACGTCGAGGCCCGCTAGGTTGGCATTGCTGTGCCTTGCAATCGGCACGATCTTCATCGCAGATACGCTGACTGACTATGAAATTGCGGTCGCGGTCTTCTACGTCACAACGGTGCTTATAGCCTCGGCGTTTTTATCCGTGCGCGGGGTGCTGGCATGTTCAATAACATGCTGCGCTCTAACTGTTTGCAGCGTGATCCTGAACGATCGAGGCGCCTACCAGGCGGGCCTCATCAATTGCATGCTTAGCATATGCGCCATCTCGGCCACGACTTATCTGGCGTTGCAAAGGTCCTCAGCCTTGCAGGCCGAACAGACGTCCAGGTCGCAATTGGTGCGGCTCTCAAGGGTAAGCACGCTGGGTGAGTTGGCGACGTCGATTGCTCATGAGGTAAAGCAGCCACTCACGGGCATCGTCGCCAGCGCAAGTGCGTGCCGGAACTGGCTTAGCAGTGATCCGCCGAACGTGACGAGGGCGGAGCAAGCTGTTGCGCGCATAATAGCCGATGCGGGGCGAGCTTGCGGAATCGTCGATCGCGTTCGCAAATTGTCCAAGCGCGCATCTCCAGAAGCTGAATGGGTCGATGCGGAGATCCTGGTTGCCGAAGTCGTTTCGCTGTGCCGGCGGGAACTGGATCGGCATGACATCAGCGTCATTACAGAGGTGATCGACGGGCCCGCGATCGTCTTTGCCGACGTCGTTCAAATTCAGCAGGTTCTCATCAATCTCATCCTCAACGCGCTGGAAGCGATGGCAGGCACCAAACGCCCTTCAGCAATGGGCGTGACGATCGGGATCGCTATGCAGGAAGAAAGTGCGCAGATCACCATCGCGGACACGGGGCCAGGCATCGACGGTAATCGGTTGGACGAGATTTTTGATCCGTTCTACAGTAGCAAGGAGGATGGAATTGGTCTCGGCCTCGCGATCAGCCGATCAATCATCGAATCGCATGGCGGCCGTATCTGGGCGAAATCGGACCTGGTGAGCGGGGCCAAATTCATCTTCACGCTACCTGCCCGTCAGAGCGGCGAGACACAGACCAGCTTCCAAATTGCTACATCGGTGAGCCGGCGCGATTCCGATTAG
- a CDS encoding UPF0149 family protein, with protein MNFKPRTSQGRTLSLEQLEIWLDELDPPVAGVSSIDGFLAAVAAGPSVIDPDVWIRSILRDHAQSARSAPARRTILKRYSRICIELAEKPEAYAPIYMRTEEGEVLLEDFANGFFTAMHLDMEAWKPFIADPEFGYPLAALLGHRTITGGPSWIEQLGDPSANLAIADTWRMVPQIISLIHDQCAFARMTPAA; from the coding sequence ATGAACTTCAAACCTCGCACATCGCAGGGCCGGACCCTCTCGCTCGAACAGCTCGAGATATGGCTCGACGAGCTTGATCCCCCCGTAGCTGGCGTCTCATCGATCGACGGCTTCCTGGCCGCAGTCGCCGCAGGCCCCAGCGTCATTGACCCCGACGTATGGATCAGGAGCATCCTGCGCGACCATGCTCAAAGTGCGCGCTCGGCGCCTGCGCGCCGAACGATCCTCAAGCGGTATAGCCGCATCTGCATCGAGCTCGCCGAGAAGCCCGAGGCGTACGCCCCGATCTACATGCGCACCGAGGAAGGCGAGGTACTGCTCGAGGACTTCGCCAACGGGTTCTTCACAGCCATGCATCTCGACATGGAGGCGTGGAAGCCCTTCATCGCCGACCCGGAGTTCGGCTACCCGCTCGCGGCACTGCTTGGCCACAGAACAATTACAGGTGGCCCGTCATGGATCGAACAACTGGGTGATCCGAGCGCCAATCTGGCAATTGCCGATACGTGGCGCATGGTCCCGCAAATCATCTCGCTGATCCATGACCAGTGCGCCTTCGCGCGCATGACGCCAGCAGCCTGA
- a CDS encoding TonB-dependent receptor, with protein MTNRNLMMLGAAASSLFLINPASAQDAVSARPTSPEAIDGKGEDIIVTGSARQQRRFDVSYAVNAFDADAIRDLAPKNMAELLGTLPGIQIEGTGGEVQNITRVRGIPTDRGYLYFQQDGLPLYHELDGFFFNQGDGMNRTDLMTQRVEVVRGGPAPIYASAAAAVANVITRTGTATPQGEAQLTLGTTGLYRLDAYQSGPIDENTFYAVGGFIRQNDGYRDSGFPADRGGQIRANLLHEFGNGSIKVSGQYTNDHNIFYLSIPTAYPNDPSHSLNDYVDFFNGTLASDGLRDVNIRYRDGAGVVQNQRGDLANGRHMRFGNVGLDYEGDFGDWHVLAKGGYTEGRSHFDALYSTSNPVDANKFASGYLSAATTAFGSGVASLGYALAGSNGQTVYDPYADSGLVVSAQYRSIDTRFYSGQGDLSLTRKFETGLGSHDIRVGGYGALWGNRTFAAYQNYLLQVAGNPEVLDLVAYGADGAIKGYVTDNGAIQIAPSLNSGEFDGQVIALYASDTWDVTDRLRIDLGLRHEWYSYNGFRRVTEVANLGDPTTLADNSTRAFTGAIVSSSPKVEATNWTVGVNYDLTDNLGFYGRASQLQVPANAMVTINEGSSLASSKAKLFEAGLKLAFGRSYLYLTAFYTKFDPLNASFSAYNPATGRSDQTVTFVGTAENKGVEADGALHVAGPFKIAGSVTVQDPKYLDFANTSGADAGAIEGAQIVRQPKVYGNIRPTLDFVLGSDRLSVYGRYDYVSRRYVDVTNTTALPAYGYFGGGITYEHDAWRLQIVGDNLTNAHGLTEGNTAGDTLTGQGTPEAVFGRPLFGRNVRLVVSRKW; from the coding sequence ATGACCAATCGCAATCTCATGATGCTCGGCGCTGCCGCGTCATCCCTTTTCCTGATTAATCCGGCGTCGGCACAGGATGCCGTGTCCGCGCGGCCGACATCGCCCGAAGCCATTGATGGGAAGGGCGAGGATATCATCGTCACCGGCTCTGCGCGTCAGCAGCGCCGCTTTGACGTGTCATACGCCGTCAATGCCTTCGACGCCGATGCCATTCGCGACCTGGCACCCAAGAACATGGCCGAATTGTTGGGCACCCTGCCGGGCATCCAGATCGAGGGCACCGGCGGCGAAGTCCAGAATATCACCCGCGTCCGGGGCATCCCCACCGATCGAGGCTATCTTTACTTCCAGCAGGACGGCCTGCCGCTCTACCATGAGCTGGACGGTTTCTTCTTCAATCAGGGAGACGGCATGAACCGCACCGACCTCATGACGCAGCGCGTCGAGGTGGTGCGCGGCGGTCCTGCGCCGATCTACGCAAGTGCAGCCGCGGCGGTTGCCAACGTGATCACCCGCACCGGCACCGCCACTCCGCAGGGCGAGGCGCAGCTTACACTGGGGACGACCGGGCTCTATCGGCTCGACGCCTACCAGTCCGGGCCGATCGACGAGAATACGTTTTATGCCGTGGGCGGGTTCATCCGGCAGAACGACGGCTACCGCGACAGCGGTTTCCCGGCAGACCGCGGCGGTCAGATTCGCGCCAACCTGCTGCATGAGTTCGGCAACGGGTCGATCAAGGTGTCGGGCCAGTACACCAACGACCACAACATCTTCTATCTGTCGATCCCGACGGCCTACCCGAACGATCCCTCGCACAGCCTCAACGACTATGTGGACTTTTTCAACGGCACGCTCGCCTCGGACGGTCTGCGCGACGTGAACATCCGTTACCGCGACGGCGCGGGCGTCGTGCAGAACCAGCGCGGCGATCTCGCCAACGGCCGTCATATGCGCTTCGGCAACGTCGGGCTGGACTACGAAGGCGACTTTGGTGATTGGCACGTGTTGGCAAAGGGCGGCTACACGGAAGGCCGCAGTCATTTCGACGCGCTCTATTCCACCTCCAACCCGGTTGACGCCAACAAGTTCGCCTCGGGGTACCTGAGCGCCGCGACCACGGCGTTTGGCAGCGGCGTTGCCTCGCTTGGTTATGCACTGGCCGGAAGCAACGGGCAGACCGTCTATGATCCTTATGCGGACTCCGGCCTTGTCGTATCGGCGCAGTATCGTTCGATCGATACCAGGTTCTATTCGGGGCAGGGCGATCTCAGCCTCACGCGCAAGTTCGAGACCGGGCTGGGTAGCCATGACATCAGGGTAGGCGGCTACGGCGCGCTTTGGGGCAACAGGACTTTCGCGGCCTACCAGAACTACCTTCTGCAGGTTGCCGGCAACCCCGAAGTCCTCGATCTTGTCGCTTATGGCGCCGATGGCGCGATAAAGGGCTATGTCACCGATAACGGCGCGATCCAGATCGCACCCTCTCTCAATTCGGGCGAATTCGACGGACAGGTCATCGCGCTTTACGCCAGCGACACATGGGACGTGACCGATCGGCTGCGCATCGACCTTGGTCTGCGCCATGAATGGTACAGCTACAACGGGTTCCGTCGCGTGACCGAAGTGGCCAACCTCGGCGATCCGACCACGCTGGCTGACAATTCGACCCGTGCCTTCACCGGCGCGATCGTCTCCTCCAGCCCGAAGGTCGAAGCCACCAACTGGACAGTCGGCGTCAACTACGACCTTACCGACAACCTGGGCTTCTATGGCCGTGCTTCGCAGTTGCAGGTGCCGGCCAATGCGATGGTGACGATCAACGAAGGATCCTCGCTGGCCAGCAGCAAGGCAAAGCTGTTCGAAGCAGGGCTAAAACTCGCGTTCGGGCGTTCGTACCTGTACCTGACCGCCTTCTACACCAAATTCGATCCCCTGAACGCCAGCTTCAGCGCCTATAACCCGGCGACTGGTCGCAGCGACCAGACTGTCACCTTCGTCGGCACGGCTGAGAATAAGGGCGTCGAGGCGGACGGCGCGCTGCATGTCGCCGGGCCGTTCAAGATCGCCGGTTCGGTGACGGTGCAGGATCCCAAGTACTTGGACTTCGCCAACACATCCGGCGCCGATGCCGGTGCGATCGAAGGCGCGCAGATCGTGCGCCAGCCCAAGGTCTATGGCAACATCCGCCCGACGCTGGACTTCGTCCTGGGGTCGGACCGCCTAAGTGTCTACGGTCGCTACGACTACGTCAGCCGCCGCTATGTCGACGTGACCAACACGACGGCGCTGCCTGCATACGGCTACTTTGGCGGAGGCATCACATACGAGCACGACGCCTGGCGCCTGCAGATCGTGGGGGACAACCTCACCAACGCGCATGGTCTTACCGAAGGCAATACCGCCGGCGATACGCTTACCGGGCAGGGAACACCGGAGGCTGTATTCGGCCGCCCGCTGTTCGGGCGCAACGTGCGCCTGGTCGTCAGCCGCAAGTGGTGA
- a CDS encoding response regulator transcription factor, translating to MSMTPPGADPDTIVYIVDDDPSVRAGLADLLASVGIDSMSFPSAKHFMGFERSNRISCLVLDVRMPGLSGLDFQDEMAAHGIIMPTIFITAHGDIPMSVRAMKAGAVEFLTKPFRDQDLLDAIQQALLLDHQIREGAEVRSVLLERHATLNEGERAVMDFVVAGLLNKQIAAELSLSEVTIKVRRGHVMRKMGASSLADLVRYAGRIDGSDQHVLKLKS from the coding sequence ATGAGCATGACACCGCCCGGCGCAGATCCTGATACGATCGTCTACATCGTCGATGACGACCCCTCGGTGCGGGCAGGTCTTGCCGATCTCCTGGCCTCGGTCGGCATCGATTCGATGAGTTTCCCATCGGCGAAACATTTCATGGGGTTCGAACGGTCGAATCGCATTTCCTGCCTGGTTCTCGACGTGCGAATGCCCGGCCTGAGTGGCCTCGATTTCCAGGATGAAATGGCTGCGCATGGCATCATCATGCCAACAATTTTCATCACTGCTCACGGCGACATTCCCATGTCGGTAAGGGCAATGAAGGCGGGCGCGGTCGAATTCCTGACAAAGCCCTTTCGCGACCAGGATCTACTGGACGCTATCCAGCAGGCATTGCTGCTGGATCATCAAATTCGCGAGGGTGCCGAAGTCCGATCCGTCCTGCTTGAGCGCCATGCAACGCTGAACGAGGGTGAACGGGCCGTAATGGATTTCGTCGTCGCCGGCCTGCTCAACAAGCAGATAGCTGCGGAGCTTTCCCTTAGCGAGGTAACTATCAAGGTGCGGCGCGGTCACGTCATGCGCAAAATGGGCGCCAGTTCGCTGGCTGATCTCGTGCGATACGCTGGACGGATCGACGGATCCGACCAGCACGTCCTCAAGCTCAAATCTTAA
- a CDS encoding glycerophosphodiester phosphodiesterase family protein, giving the protein MKTCHHLARSAALTAFLFAAGTASADAGRSPAKNAPMDRVRDPNGALIVVAHRGCHSPAPYHGFGSAPENSLLALERCVQLGVDVMETDIRRTLDGHLVMIHDDSVDRTTDGTGKVADLTLVQIKSLHLRRDEGLTSGGKVTPPTDYRVPLLDEILAKAKGRIMLNLDVQAGLYPEVIDAVKRASAEDWVIVKTSVGPGSAPAASMAPYDEVPFMLIPRSVDGDGRDIPATIAAQVKGKVRPVGIELPYTPAAALPAIAKAAREAGVRVWSNTLWDGFAIGAGGDREALRMPQDVWGKLWAQGISMIQTDEPEALLRFRLTLPKR; this is encoded by the coding sequence ATGAAAACCTGCCATCATCTGGCGCGGTCAGCCGCGCTGACCGCTTTCCTTTTCGCAGCCGGTACGGCGAGTGCCGATGCCGGGCGCAGCCCCGCGAAAAACGCTCCCATGGACCGGGTTCGCGATCCCAACGGTGCGTTGATCGTTGTCGCGCATCGGGGCTGCCATTCGCCCGCGCCTTACCATGGCTTCGGCTCTGCGCCGGAAAACTCGCTGCTGGCGCTGGAGCGCTGCGTGCAATTGGGCGTCGATGTCATGGAAACCGACATTCGTCGCACGCTCGACGGCCATCTCGTCATGATCCACGACGATAGCGTCGATCGCACCACCGATGGCACCGGAAAGGTCGCAGACCTCACTCTCGTGCAGATCAAGAGCCTGCATTTGCGCCGGGACGAAGGCCTCACCAGCGGAGGCAAGGTAACGCCGCCGACCGATTACCGCGTCCCCCTTCTCGATGAGATCCTTGCGAAGGCCAAGGGCCGCATCATGCTCAATCTCGACGTGCAGGCCGGGCTCTATCCCGAAGTGATCGACGCGGTGAAGCGGGCGAGCGCGGAAGACTGGGTCATCGTCAAAACCTCCGTCGGTCCGGGGTCAGCTCCTGCCGCATCGATGGCCCCTTACGACGAGGTTCCGTTCATGTTGATCCCGCGCAGTGTCGACGGCGATGGTCGCGACATCCCCGCCACTATCGCCGCGCAGGTCAAGGGTAAGGTGCGTCCCGTCGGTATCGAACTACCTTACACGCCTGCAGCGGCTTTGCCTGCAATCGCGAAAGCGGCTCGGGAAGCCGGGGTTCGGGTCTGGTCCAACACGTTGTGGGACGGCTTTGCCATCGGCGCAGGCGGCGACCGCGAAGCGCTGCGCATGCCGCAGGACGTCTGGGGCAAGCTGTGGGCGCAGGGCATTTCCATGATCCAGACGGACGAACCCGAAGCATTGCTACGTTTCCGCCTGACGTTACCCAAGCGCTGA
- a CDS encoding transposase, whose protein sequence is MSDEIDAGANGGLTCASHSTTARLTVSLPPGRRRYERWPDDVRDRILAESFVPGMTVAQVARDNGVGLGLLHYWRRQARAAGAVEELRFVPVTLAQEKQLEPGGLELVVRDVTVRIMGAVEMDHLRAVLAAIRE, encoded by the coding sequence ATGTCGGATGAAATTGATGCAGGGGCAAACGGCGGTTTGACGTGTGCGTCGCACAGTACAACTGCGCGTTTGACCGTCAGTTTGCCGCCCGGACGTCGGCGCTACGAGCGTTGGCCGGATGACGTACGCGACCGCATTCTGGCTGAGAGCTTTGTGCCAGGAATGACTGTGGCGCAGGTCGCCCGCGATAACGGCGTCGGCCTTGGCCTTTTGCACTATTGGCGTCGGCAAGCGCGAGCAGCAGGAGCCGTCGAGGAATTGCGGTTCGTACCCGTCACGCTGGCTCAGGAGAAGCAACTCGAACCTGGCGGCTTGGAGTTGGTGGTACGAGACGTGACGGTTCGGATCATGGGCGCGGTCGAGATGGACCACCTGCGCGCGGTACTGGCGGCGATCCGGGAATGA